A region of the Ornithinimicrobium ciconiae genome:
GTAGTCGCGGACGATCTTTTCGATCAGGGCCGACATGCTGATGCCCTCGTCGACCCCACGGTGCTTGATCTCGCGGATGAGGTCCTTGGGCAGATAGACGTTGAACTGTGCTTTGTCATCGGGCATGACGAGAACGCTAGCATCTACCTAGATTGCTAGCAAGCGAGCAGGCGGCGAGTCAGGCCTGGTCGAGCGCCTGCGCCAGGTCGCGCCACAGGTCCTCGACATCCTCGATCCCGACCGACAACCGGATCAGCTCCTCGGG
Encoded here:
- a CDS encoding ribbon-helix-helix domain-containing protein — translated: MPDDKAQFNVYLPKDLIREIKHRGVDEGISMSALIEKIVRDYLEEKS